One genomic region from Leptolyngbyaceae cyanobacterium JSC-12 encodes:
- a CDS encoding photosystem II protein Psb27 (IMG reference gene:2510096757~TIGRFAM: photosystem II protein Psb27) produces MKRYISRLLALVLVVCVGLMGCSAVPEGSIGLSGNYRQDTLLVIDSLRTALQVPDDSPEKITVQAQAKQLISDFASRYRRDSSLTKLSSFTTMRTALNSLAGHYSSYPNRPVPQKLKDRLEQEFKQTEIALERGA; encoded by the coding sequence ATGAAGCGCTACATATCTCGTTTACTTGCACTAGTACTAGTAGTTTGCGTAGGGCTAATGGGATGTTCAGCCGTTCCAGAAGGGTCCATTGGATTGAGTGGAAACTATCGCCAGGACACCTTACTGGTCATTGATAGTTTGAGAACAGCGCTTCAAGTTCCAGATGATTCTCCAGAGAAGATTACAGTTCAAGCTCAGGCAAAGCAGCTAATCAGTGATTTTGCGTCTCGTTATCGACGAGACAGTTCATTGACTAAGTTGTCTTCATTCACAACGATGCGCACTGCTCTAAATTCTCTCGCAGGGCATTACAGTTCCTACCCCAATCGTCCAGTCCCACAAAAGTTGAAAGATCGGCTAGAACAGGAATTTAAACAGACAGAAATTGCTTTGGAACGGGGAGCGTAG
- a CDS encoding adenosine deaminase (IMG reference gene:2510096758~PFAM: Adenosine/AMP deaminase~TIGRFAM: adenosine deaminase) gives MMKKRFVKEQIFSCNRSVPINRLLQIQEVLVALYAELHRHLGGSVVPRILWRYLQRNESELTQRFPNYAEFEDFYTRPRNTLDEYLELHTLVESVQTAETLPYFIYRLVRGAYIFENLAYLELRYTPYLRTPAHLAQSQRIDAMAEIVEIVGKASQIGEYPIVTSQILCMHSKLPYEVNRAIVELAAQSRNYVCAVDVAGGDNHYGERLDEFIELYAYARSLNLSTTGHLYETRQGCHPDLLPYLMRIGHGIQIPIHYPHLLKEVAERKQCLEVCPTTYTKTGTLEDLSQLKLVFDRCFDAGVDIAICTDNAGLHNVRLPFEYENLLTYDIIGFEELQACQDAAFRHAFAWPHPHHPASLLNRFLKLDTESADRYEAVV, from the coding sequence ATGATGAAGAAAAGATTTGTTAAAGAGCAGATCTTTTCATGCAATCGCTCAGTACCCATAAACCGATTACTACAAATTCAAGAGGTTCTCGTGGCTCTATATGCGGAATTACATCGTCACCTGGGAGGATCTGTTGTCCCTCGCATTTTGTGGCGGTACTTACAACGGAATGAGTCTGAGTTGACTCAGCGCTTCCCTAACTATGCAGAGTTTGAAGACTTTTATACTCGTCCTCGCAATACCTTGGATGAGTATCTTGAACTTCATACGCTGGTGGAAAGTGTGCAAACGGCAGAAACCCTGCCTTATTTCATCTACCGACTCGTTCGGGGAGCCTATATCTTTGAGAATCTTGCTTATCTGGAATTGCGGTATACACCTTACCTGCGAACTCCTGCCCATCTCGCACAATCGCAAAGAATTGATGCCATGGCGGAAATTGTTGAGATTGTGGGTAAGGCGAGTCAGATTGGTGAATACCCAATTGTGACGAGCCAAATTCTTTGTATGCATTCTAAACTGCCCTATGAAGTGAATCGGGCAATTGTAGAATTGGCTGCTCAATCACGCAACTATGTCTGTGCGGTTGATGTGGCAGGTGGTGATAACCACTATGGGGAGCGACTAGACGAATTTATCGAATTATATGCCTATGCGCGATCGCTCAACCTCAGCACTACCGGGCATTTGTATGAAACTCGCCAGGGCTGCCATCCAGATTTGCTTCCCTATCTGATGCGCATTGGTCATGGTATTCAGATCCCCATTCACTATCCTCATCTGTTGAAAGAAGTGGCAGAGCGTAAACAGTGTTTAGAGGTCTGTCCTACAACCTACACAAAAACTGGCACGCTGGAAGACCTCTCCCAACTCAAGCTCGTTTTTGACCGTTGCTTTGATGCGGGTGTTGATATTGCCATCTGTACAGATAATGCTGGCTTACACAATGTGCGATTACCATTTGAGTATGAAAATCTGCTGACTTACGACATTATTGGCTTTGAGGAACTCCAAGCCTGCCAGGATGCTGCATTTCGTCATGCATTTGCCTGGCCTCATCCCCATCATCCAGCATCCTTGCTCAATCGATTCCTGAAACTGGATACAGAGTCTGCTGATCGCTATGAAGCCGTCGTTTGA
- a CDS encoding Adenylosuccinate synthetase (IMG reference gene:2510096759~PFAM: Adenylosuccinate synthetase~TIGRFAM: adenylosuccinate synthase) codes for MANVIVIGAQWGDEGKGKITDLLSKSADVVVRYQGGVNAGHTVVVKDQTFKLHLIPSGILYPETECIIGCGTVIDPKVLIEELDQLEKLGISTENLLISETAHVTMPYHRILDQASEERRGEHRIGTTGRGIGPTYADKSERTGIRMIDLMDPESLRKRLRWTVEYKNVILEKLYDLPPLDPQAVIDEYLVYANRLRRHVVDSSLRIYDAIQRKRNILFEGAQGTLLDLDHGTYPYVTSSNPVAGGACVGTGVGPTVIDRVIGVAKAYTTRVGEGPFPTELNGTIGEHLCDRGAEFGTTTGRRRRCGWFDAVIGRYAVRINGLDCLAITKLDVLDELDEISICVAYEVDGERCNDFPSNARRFARCQPIYKTIPGWKQSTANCRTLEDLPKQALDYLKLLAELMEVPIAIVSLGASRDQTIIVEDPIHGPKRALLYTNPIPTH; via the coding sequence TTGGCTAACGTCATCGTTATTGGTGCCCAGTGGGGCGATGAAGGGAAGGGAAAAATCACTGATCTGCTTAGTAAATCAGCAGATGTCGTAGTTCGCTACCAGGGCGGTGTAAACGCTGGACATACAGTCGTTGTTAAAGATCAAACCTTTAAACTGCACCTGATTCCTTCAGGAATTCTGTATCCAGAAACCGAGTGCATTATTGGCTGTGGCACAGTCATCGATCCGAAGGTACTGATTGAAGAACTCGATCAATTAGAAAAGCTAGGGATTTCAACCGAAAACCTACTCATTTCTGAAACTGCCCATGTCACAATGCCTTATCATCGCATTCTGGACCAAGCCTCTGAGGAGCGACGGGGAGAACACCGGATTGGGACGACAGGGCGGGGAATTGGCCCTACCTATGCAGACAAGTCTGAGCGGACGGGTATCCGCATGATTGATCTAATGGATCCGGAGTCGTTGCGGAAGCGACTGCGTTGGACCGTCGAATACAAAAACGTTATTCTTGAGAAGTTGTACGATCTGCCTCCGCTAGATCCACAAGCCGTAATTGACGAATACCTTGTGTACGCAAATCGTCTGCGTCGTCATGTAGTAGACAGTTCCCTGAGGATTTATGATGCAATTCAGCGCAAACGCAACATTTTGTTTGAGGGTGCCCAGGGAACCTTGCTAGACCTTGATCACGGCACTTATCCCTATGTTACATCCTCCAATCCAGTTGCGGGAGGAGCCTGTGTTGGCACAGGAGTTGGACCAACGGTGATTGATCGTGTGATTGGTGTGGCAAAGGCATACACCACTCGCGTTGGTGAGGGACCCTTTCCCACAGAGTTGAATGGCACGATTGGAGAACACCTGTGCGATCGCGGAGCCGAATTTGGCACCACGACTGGTCGTCGCCGCCGTTGTGGTTGGTTTGATGCGGTCATTGGTCGTTACGCAGTGCGAATCAATGGATTAGATTGTCTTGCCATCACCAAACTCGATGTACTAGATGAATTGGATGAAATCAGCATTTGCGTCGCCTATGAAGTAGACGGAGAGCGCTGCAATGATTTTCCCAGTAATGCTCGCCGCTTTGCTCGTTGTCAACCGATTTACAAAACCATCCCTGGCTGGAAGCAATCCACGGCTAATTGCCGTACCTTAGAAGACTTGCCAAAGCAAGCATTGGACTATCTCAAGCTTTTGGCAGAGTTGATGGAAGTCCCAATTGCGATCGTCTCGTTAGGCGCTAGTCGTGATCAAACCATCATCGTTGAGGATCCAATTCACGGTCCAAAGCGTGCTCTGCTGTATACCAACCCCATACCCACTCACTAA
- a CDS encoding LSU ribosomal protein L25P (IMG reference gene:2510096760~PFAM: Ribosomal L25p family~TIGRFAM: ribosomal protein L25, Ctc-form), whose protein sequence is MEFTIECQARPEGSKPNALRRSGKLPAVLYGHNGDESLSLVLDAKEAELLLRKASINNSLIQVNIPDKSWNGKALLREVQTHPWRGTPYHISFFAVAAHGSLEVDVPLHFVGTAKGIKVGGGSLDPSMSSLHVKCVAEKIPDQIEVDVSDLDVGESLQVSQLTLPEGIEVLNDPGRVVVSVLPGGGS, encoded by the coding sequence ATGGAATTTACGATTGAATGCCAAGCCCGTCCAGAGGGCAGCAAACCAAATGCGCTGCGTCGTTCTGGCAAACTACCTGCCGTCTTGTATGGTCATAACGGTGATGAATCTCTCTCGTTGGTTTTAGATGCGAAGGAAGCAGAACTGCTGCTACGGAAAGCATCAATCAACAACTCCCTGATTCAAGTCAACATTCCTGACAAATCCTGGAATGGCAAAGCGTTGTTGCGAGAGGTACAAACTCATCCCTGGCGTGGTACTCCTTACCACATCAGCTTTTTTGCAGTTGCCGCGCATGGCAGCCTGGAAGTGGATGTGCCTCTGCATTTTGTAGGAACTGCCAAAGGAATTAAGGTGGGAGGTGGATCTCTAGATCCGTCTATGAGTTCACTACACGTGAAGTGTGTTGCAGAGAAAATTCCTGACCAAATTGAAGTAGATGTATCTGACTTGGATGTGGGTGAATCGCTTCAAGTTAGCCAGTTAACTCTACCTGAAGGCATTGAAGTGCTTAATGATCCCGGACGAGTCGTTGTTTCTGTCCTACCGGGCGGCGGGTCGTAG
- a CDS encoding putative periplasmic protein (DUF2233) (IMG reference gene:2510096761~PFAM: Predicted periplasmic protein (DUF2233)) has protein sequence MALNWLRYWVLWSVGVLLVACLQRAPSETRSPVPTASPVQTPERQLEYNLHKLPRSLVHTLKIPAQGRFVITPMVDNKLKTVEQFATLTDAIAVLNGGFFDPQNHKSTSSVILNGQQVAKPEDNERLMSNPDLLPYLDKILNRSEFRRYRCDGILQYDIVLRQELPPANCQLEAALGGGPELLPLLRLEQEGFWHVQNEQVIRDPLGSIHLNARSAIGITRDGSVIWVLAAQRPDSPTNSGLTLSELANFMKKLGVEKGLNLDGGSSSAMYYQGEVFHGKVDKTGQVSDRPVLSVLLVQQTDKPGQ, from the coding sequence ATGGCTCTAAACTGGCTACGATACTGGGTGTTATGGAGTGTCGGTGTCTTGTTGGTCGCTTGTTTGCAGAGAGCGCCGTCTGAAACCCGATCGCCTGTTCCTACAGCATCACCTGTTCAAACTCCGGAGCGCCAGTTGGAGTATAACCTGCACAAACTTCCTCGTAGTCTGGTTCATACCTTAAAAATTCCAGCTCAAGGGCGCTTTGTGATTACTCCAATGGTTGATAACAAACTCAAAACTGTAGAACAATTTGCGACATTAACGGATGCGATCGCGGTGCTCAACGGTGGTTTTTTTGATCCACAAAATCATAAATCAACGTCATCTGTGATTCTCAACGGTCAGCAGGTTGCGAAACCGGAAGACAACGAGCGGTTGATGTCTAACCCTGATTTGCTACCTTATCTGGACAAGATTTTGAATCGCAGTGAGTTTCGCCGCTACCGCTGTGACGGAATCCTGCAATATGATATTGTGCTGCGCCAGGAATTGCCCCCTGCTAACTGTCAACTTGAGGCGGCATTGGGTGGGGGACCAGAACTATTGCCTCTCCTGAGATTAGAGCAGGAAGGATTTTGGCATGTGCAAAACGAACAAGTTATCCGAGACCCACTCGGCAGCATCCACCTCAATGCTCGGAGTGCGATCGGCATTACCCGCGATGGCAGTGTTATCTGGGTTTTGGCTGCTCAGCGTCCAGATTCTCCTACTAATTCTGGGTTAACCCTATCAGAACTCGCGAATTTTATGAAGAAGCTGGGGGTTGAAAAGGGGCTGAATCTAGACGGTGGCAGTTCTTCTGCTATGTATTATCAGGGTGAAGTTTTTCATGGAAAGGTAGATAAAACTGGACAGGTAAGCGATCGCCCAGTTTTATCAGTGCTCCTGGTTCAACAAACCGACAAACCAGGGCAATGA
- a CDS encoding Chlorophyll A-B binding protein (IMG reference gene:2510096762~PFAM: Chlorophyll A-B binding protein), producing MRSGVVTEDQGRQNIYAVEPTMYVSSESQFGFNKQSELLNGRLAMLGFVALLLLEVFTGHGVIGFLTSL from the coding sequence ATGAGAAGCGGCGTTGTTACAGAAGATCAGGGAAGGCAAAATATTTACGCAGTTGAGCCAACCATGTATGTCTCTAGTGAGTCTCAGTTTGGTTTTAACAAGCAGTCAGAGTTGTTGAATGGTCGTCTGGCGATGCTTGGCTTTGTGGCGTTGCTGCTGCTGGAAGTTTTTACAGGGCATGGTGTTATCGGTTTTTTAACTAGTCTGTAA
- a CDS encoding hypothetical protein (IMG reference gene:2510096763), with product MSQFVRLLLLAPTAFAPLLSLIVVAPAHASSESWVKVSEDYACVRTVTREPKKLVCKRLGTGASEAGKVVDLTQVREASAVDEVTTPKDDLPDTFELTDEESDASVALFGCDCPACVRSLRKLRSLTSSARFEPRVC from the coding sequence ATGAGCCAATTTGTTAGACTTCTACTCCTCGCCCCAACGGCATTTGCACCGCTATTGTCATTGATTGTGGTTGCCCCAGCTCATGCCAGTTCTGAGTCTTGGGTCAAGGTTTCAGAAGACTATGCTTGTGTGCGAACAGTGACGCGGGAGCCGAAAAAGCTCGTGTGCAAACGGCTCGGCACAGGGGCTTCTGAGGCTGGAAAGGTGGTTGACTTAACGCAGGTGAGAGAAGCTTCCGCCGTGGATGAAGTCACGACTCCCAAAGACGATTTGCCTGATACATTTGAGTTGACAGACGAGGAGAGTGATGCTTCTGTTGCACTCTTTGGTTGCGACTGCCCGGCATGTGTACGATCGCTGCGGAAATTGCGCAGCCTGACATCATCAGCTCGGTTTGAGCCTAGAGTGTGTTGA
- a CDS encoding succinylglutamate desuccinylase (IMG reference gene:2510096764~PFAM: Succinylglutamate desuccinylase / Aspartoacylase family) — MLSRKIHRVAIVRGTHGNELAGIYLVKKFQRYPDLVSRHSFETMPLLANPQAFALQRRYVEQDLNRCFLPTELQTPRATSYKALRAKEIYQTLVTNLYQRSRLLRERHRPVPD; from the coding sequence GTGTTGAGTCGCAAAATTCATCGAGTCGCGATCGTGAGGGGAACTCACGGCAACGAGTTGGCTGGAATTTATCTGGTTAAGAAGTTTCAGCGTTACCCGGATTTAGTTAGCCGTCACAGTTTTGAAACCATGCCACTACTAGCAAATCCACAAGCTTTTGCCCTCCAGCGGCGCTATGTCGAGCAAGATTTGAACCGCTGTTTTCTCCCAACTGAGTTGCAAACTCCAAGGGCAACAAGTTACAAAGCATTGCGAGCAAAGGAAATCTATCAAACGCTTGTTACCAATCTTTATCAAAGAAGCCGCCTACTACGAGAAAGGCATCGCCCTGTGCCTGACTGA
- a CDS encoding glycogen/starch synthase, ADP-glucose type (IMG reference gene:2510096765~PFAM: Starch synthase catalytic domain; Glycosyl transferases group 1~TIGRFAM: glycogen/starch synthases, ADP-glucose type), producing MYIVQIASECAPVIKAGGLGDVVYGLSRELEIRGHTVEIILPKYDCMRYDHIWGLHDAYKDLWVPWYGAAIHCSVYCGWVHGRLCFFIEPHSQDNFFDRGIYYGHKDDNMRFAFFSKAALQFLQQSGKRPDVIHCHDWQTGLVPVMLYEIYQWHGMGNVRVCYTIHNFKHQGIGGTDILWATGLNRESYYFEYDRLRDNFNPFVLNFMKGGIVYSNHVTTVSPHHAWEAHMGEFGYGLGHTLHVHQNKFSGVLNGIDYDVWNPEVDRYIPYQFSKDDLEQKALNQKALRERLWLDHSNKPIIAYIGRLDDQKGVHLVHHAIYYALHREAQFILLGSPTEAGIASWFWHEKNFLNNNPDVHLELGFNEELSHLIYAGADMIIVPSNFEPCGLTQMIGLKYGTVPIVRGVGGLVNTVFDRDYDQTHPPEERNGYVFYQTDYQALESAMDRAIGLWYHYPEEFEKLQIQGMNYDYSWNHPGQDYVAIYEHIRHK from the coding sequence ATGTATATCGTACAAATTGCCTCTGAGTGTGCCCCTGTGATTAAAGCTGGAGGCTTAGGCGATGTTGTGTACGGTCTCAGCCGGGAATTAGAAATTCGAGGTCATACTGTCGAAATTATTCTGCCCAAGTACGACTGTATGCGCTACGACCACATCTGGGGATTGCACGATGCCTATAAAGATCTCTGGGTGCCCTGGTACGGTGCGGCAATCCATTGCTCGGTTTATTGCGGCTGGGTGCATGGGCGGCTTTGCTTCTTTATTGAGCCTCACTCCCAAGACAATTTTTTTGATCGCGGCATTTACTATGGGCACAAGGATGACAATATGCGGTTTGCCTTCTTCAGTAAGGCAGCCTTGCAATTTTTACAGCAAAGTGGCAAGCGTCCAGATGTAATTCATTGTCATGATTGGCAAACAGGGCTAGTGCCCGTCATGCTCTACGAAATTTACCAATGGCATGGCATGGGTAATGTACGAGTCTGCTACACCATTCACAACTTCAAGCATCAAGGCATCGGCGGTACTGATATTCTCTGGGCAACGGGACTCAATCGAGAATCTTATTACTTTGAATACGATCGCTTGCGAGATAACTTTAACCCTTTTGTGCTCAATTTCATGAAGGGGGGAATTGTTTACTCCAACCACGTCACCACCGTATCACCGCATCATGCCTGGGAAGCCCATATGGGCGAGTTTGGATATGGGTTGGGGCATACCTTGCACGTGCATCAAAACAAGTTCAGCGGTGTATTGAACGGCATTGATTATGATGTGTGGAATCCAGAAGTTGATCGCTACATTCCCTATCAATTCAGCAAAGATGACCTGGAGCAAAAAGCGCTCAATCAAAAAGCCTTGCGTGAACGTCTCTGGTTAGACCATAGCAATAAGCCGATCATTGCTTACATTGGTCGCCTGGATGATCAAAAAGGCGTCCATCTTGTACATCATGCGATTTATTATGCTCTCCATCGAGAAGCACAGTTTATCTTGCTCGGCTCTCCCACCGAAGCAGGGATTGCCTCCTGGTTCTGGCATGAGAAGAACTTCCTCAACAACAACCCAGATGTGCATCTGGAGTTAGGGTTTAATGAGGAACTGTCGCACCTGATTTATGCTGGGGCAGACATGATTATTGTGCCCAGCAACTTTGAGCCGTGTGGGCTAACTCAAATGATTGGGCTGAAGTATGGCACAGTGCCTATTGTGCGGGGTGTGGGCGGTTTGGTAAATACGGTTTTTGACCGCGATTATGATCAAACTCATCCGCCAGAAGAACGCAATGGCTATGTGTTCTACCAAACGGATTATCAGGCATTAGAGTCGGCAATGGATCGGGCGATTGGCTTGTGGTATCACTATCCCGAAGAATTTGAAAAGTTGCAAATTCAGGGCATGAATTACGACTATTCCTGGAATCATCCTGGACAAGATTATGTCGCAATTTATGAGCATATTCGTCACAAGTAA
- a CDS encoding periplasmic protein involved in polysaccharide export (IMG reference gene:2510096766~PFAM: S-layer homology domain): MNENASKLLTATVLCSLSAIALWSGIRGFSELGQQATTDADEDSSNDQQKPVSPKTTAISTPEKLTKPSAKPSSKSTSQAKPSPKVTVVTVDTSPLPIAPYWQRSQEALPTLPASNMVLQEAAIEQNRSATEPIFSTREQSLRDIEGHWAQYYIEFLITKRVVQGFPDGSFRPDRTITPTEFNSMTRRAFPSSSFGDKVPVSYRELQMAIAGRAATRADAAAYIYRAIIRTEPVPIVTSIQVNGEVSRPGAYSLAAMSNENLRQEDQLPTVSRAIQQAGGSLANANLQQVEIHRLTETGTKKVIKVDVAKTLEMGDRSLDPLLQQDDQIVIPAIIPTAQNSTSTDPDF; encoded by the coding sequence ATGAACGAGAACGCTTCTAAACTTCTCACTGCCACTGTGCTGTGTTCGTTGTCTGCGATTGCGCTGTGGAGCGGTATTCGCGGGTTTTCAGAATTGGGTCAGCAGGCAACAACGGATGCAGACGAGGATTCTTCCAACGATCAACAAAAGCCAGTTAGCCCGAAAACAACAGCGATCTCGACTCCAGAAAAGCTGACCAAGCCTTCGGCTAAACCATCGAGCAAGTCAACAAGCCAAGCCAAGCCAAGTCCCAAAGTAACAGTGGTAACTGTAGACACCTCCCCTCTCCCAATTGCTCCTTATTGGCAGCGATCGCAGGAAGCGTTACCCACTTTGCCAGCCAGTAATATGGTTCTGCAGGAAGCCGCGATCGAGCAAAATCGATCAGCCACCGAACCCATTTTCAGTACTAGAGAGCAATCACTGCGAGATATTGAAGGGCACTGGGCTCAATATTACATTGAGTTTTTGATCACTAAGCGGGTTGTGCAGGGCTTTCCAGATGGAAGTTTTCGTCCAGATCGCACAATTACGCCGACTGAGTTTAACAGTATGACTCGCAGGGCATTTCCGAGTTCCAGTTTTGGTGATAAGGTGCCTGTTTCCTATCGTGAATTGCAAATGGCGATCGCTGGTCGGGCTGCAACCAGAGCGGATGCTGCTGCTTATATTTATCGGGCAATTATCAGAACCGAACCTGTTCCAATTGTGACTAGCATTCAAGTCAATGGAGAAGTGTCTCGTCCCGGAGCCTATTCTCTGGCGGCAATGAGTAATGAAAATTTAAGGCAAGAAGATCAATTACCGACTGTTAGCCGTGCCATTCAGCAAGCGGGTGGTAGTCTTGCCAATGCTAATCTGCAACAAGTTGAAATTCATCGCCTGACTGAAACAGGAACGAAAAAAGTGATTAAGGTAGATGTGGCAAAAACCCTGGAAATGGGCGATCGCTCATTAGATCCACTATTGCAACAAGATGATCAAATTGTGATTCCAGCGATCATCCCCACGGCTCAAAACTCTACTTCCACCGATCCCGATTTTTGA
- a CDS encoding fumarase, class II (IMG reference gene:2510096767~PFAM: Fumarase C C-terminus; Lyase~TIGRFAM: fumarate hydratase, class II) — protein MTDMTDDMQPRMRRESDSLGEVEVPADRLWGAQTARSLENFAIGVSRFSWERPVVRAFGILKKCAAIANGELGQLPLEKVELIVRAAEEVIAGQWDDEFPLVVFQTGSGTQSNMNANEVIANRAIQLAGGVVGSKQPIHPNDDVNRCQSSNDTFPTAMHIATVEQLDAVLLPAVNRLRDTLAAKAEAYQPVVMVGRTHLQDATPITLGQAISSWVAQLDDAIATIQRSTPDLYELAIGGTAVGTGINAHPRFGDLTAEKIAAETGKPFVSAPNKFAALSAHDAMVNISAALRTLAGALMKIANDVRWYASGPRAGIGEIKIPENEPGSSIMPGKINPTQCEALTMVAVQVFGNDHAVAFAGSQGNFQLNVYKPVMLHNVLESIQLLADGCRSFCDRCAVGIEPNEARIKEHLDNSLMLVTALNPHIGYEKAAKISLMAYRENISLREAALKLGFVTAEEFDQWVKPEEMTHPF, from the coding sequence ATGACGGATATGACGGACGACATGCAGCCCCGGATGCGACGGGAAAGTGACAGTTTGGGTGAAGTAGAAGTGCCTGCTGATCGCCTCTGGGGGGCACAAACGGCGCGATCGCTGGAGAATTTTGCAATTGGGGTATCACGGTTTTCCTGGGAACGTCCGGTGGTTCGAGCTTTTGGGATCTTGAAAAAGTGCGCCGCGATCGCCAATGGCGAACTGGGGCAGTTGCCTTTAGAAAAAGTTGAACTGATCGTCCGTGCTGCAGAGGAGGTGATTGCTGGACAGTGGGATGATGAGTTTCCGTTAGTAGTATTTCAAACCGGGTCAGGAACACAATCAAACATGAATGCGAATGAGGTGATTGCCAACCGGGCAATTCAACTGGCAGGGGGAGTAGTTGGCTCCAAGCAACCGATTCATCCCAATGATGATGTCAACCGCTGCCAGTCTTCCAATGACACATTTCCAACTGCAATGCACATTGCTACTGTGGAACAGTTAGACGCGGTGTTGCTACCTGCAGTTAATCGATTACGCGATACCCTGGCAGCCAAAGCAGAGGCGTATCAACCAGTGGTGATGGTAGGGCGAACCCATTTGCAGGATGCCACCCCGATTACGTTGGGGCAGGCAATTTCAAGCTGGGTAGCGCAATTAGATGACGCGATCGCTACAATTCAACGATCTACTCCTGATTTGTATGAACTGGCGATCGGTGGCACTGCTGTTGGCACAGGAATCAATGCCCATCCAAGATTTGGTGATCTGACTGCGGAAAAAATTGCTGCCGAAACCGGCAAACCGTTCGTTTCAGCCCCTAACAAATTTGCGGCACTCTCTGCCCACGATGCCATGGTGAATATCAGTGCAGCACTGCGAACTTTAGCAGGCGCATTGATGAAAATTGCCAATGATGTGCGCTGGTATGCCAGCGGACCACGGGCGGGCATTGGCGAGATCAAAATCCCGGAAAATGAGCCAGGTTCCTCAATCATGCCAGGTAAAATCAACCCCACCCAATGCGAAGCACTAACAATGGTAGCGGTACAGGTATTCGGCAATGATCATGCAGTGGCATTTGCTGGGTCTCAGGGCAACTTTCAACTGAATGTCTACAAACCCGTAATGCTACACAATGTGCTGGAATCGATTCAACTTTTGGCAGATGGGTGTCGCTCATTTTGCGATCGCTGTGCTGTAGGCATTGAACCGAATGAAGCCCGGATTAAAGAGCACCTCGACAATTCCCTGATGCTGGTAACAGCACTCAATCCCCATATTGGCTATGAAAAAGCCGCAAAGATTTCTTTAATGGCTTATCGGGAAAATATTAGTTTGCGAGAAGCCGCATTAAAACTTGGATTTGTTACGGCTGAGGAATTTGATCAGTGGGTAAAACCAGAGGAAATGACCCATCCTTTCTGA